The Nocardioides pantholopis genome window below encodes:
- a CDS encoding MXAN_6640 family putative metalloprotease yields the protein MRRTAAAVLVALTAASLLPLTAAGSASAAEPGLTPIGTVAALDPVTPTEPPATVPAGVPAQLPTEAVPDVPVTAAEAQTALETATELIEGEAVAAAEDGPVAATPVEASLVMRDLFAAVPLLRGKDRARAEAILARPTDGAGDPQRFGYTVPSSRSCSAAFCVHYVTSTADAPPSPAWVQSTLSTMGQVDQFVTGTLGYRRPLTDEVLANDGGDARFDVYLKDLGSSGIYGYCAQEARRGSQAIAYCVLDNDFATWQYGGNPAEVLKVTAVHEYFHAVQYAYDALEDRWMLESTAAWVEERFADAINDNRQYLRFSQVRRPGQALDTWSRYGGFNQYGNWAFWEHLSQKHGRGIVRKVWERATPTATRNLYSVRAIDAALAKKGGIAKAYRSFVSANLTPARSYREGSAWPSPKASATRRLTAKRKSAAVKVRVNHLASANVRVKPAASLRGKRWALKVRVDGPGRAAAPSAVVLVKKRGGGVARKVVRLNKKGTGTARVAFGRGQVKGVTVALVNASTRYRCGALDAATASRLYSCLGAPRDDRAKFRLGVTAVRR from the coding sequence ATGCGCCGCACCGCAGCCGCCGTCCTGGTCGCGCTGACCGCCGCCAGCCTGCTGCCGCTGACCGCCGCGGGCTCCGCGAGTGCAGCAGAGCCGGGCCTCACGCCGATCGGCACCGTCGCCGCGCTCGATCCCGTCACCCCGACCGAGCCGCCCGCGACCGTCCCGGCTGGCGTGCCGGCGCAGCTGCCGACCGAGGCCGTGCCCGACGTACCGGTGACCGCTGCCGAGGCCCAGACCGCGCTGGAGACCGCGACCGAGCTGATCGAGGGCGAGGCGGTCGCCGCCGCCGAAGACGGGCCCGTGGCCGCCACGCCGGTCGAGGCCTCGCTGGTGATGCGTGACCTGTTCGCCGCCGTCCCGCTGCTGCGCGGCAAGGACCGGGCCCGCGCCGAGGCGATCCTTGCCCGCCCCACCGACGGAGCCGGGGACCCCCAGCGGTTCGGCTACACGGTGCCGTCCTCCCGCTCGTGCAGCGCCGCCTTCTGCGTGCACTACGTCACCTCGACCGCCGACGCCCCGCCGAGCCCCGCCTGGGTCCAGAGCACGCTGAGCACAATGGGCCAGGTCGACCAGTTCGTGACCGGCACCCTGGGCTACCGGCGCCCGCTCACCGACGAGGTGCTGGCCAACGACGGCGGCGACGCCCGGTTCGACGTCTACCTCAAGGACCTCGGCAGCAGCGGCATCTACGGCTACTGCGCCCAGGAGGCCCGCCGGGGCTCGCAGGCCATCGCCTACTGCGTGCTCGACAACGACTTCGCGACCTGGCAGTACGGCGGCAACCCCGCCGAGGTGCTCAAGGTGACAGCTGTCCACGAGTACTTCCACGCCGTCCAGTACGCCTACGACGCGCTCGAGGACCGCTGGATGCTGGAGTCCACCGCCGCCTGGGTCGAGGAGCGGTTCGCCGACGCGATCAACGACAACCGGCAGTACCTGCGCTTCAGCCAGGTCCGCCGTCCCGGGCAGGCGCTCGACACCTGGTCGCGCTACGGCGGCTTCAACCAGTACGGCAACTGGGCGTTCTGGGAGCACCTGAGCCAGAAGCACGGCCGCGGCATCGTGCGCAAGGTCTGGGAGCGGGCCACCCCGACCGCGACCCGCAACCTGTACTCGGTGCGGGCCATCGACGCCGCACTGGCCAAGAAGGGCGGCATCGCGAAGGCGTACCGGAGCTTCGTGTCGGCCAACCTGACGCCCGCCCGGTCCTACCGCGAGGGATCGGCCTGGCCGTCCCCCAAGGCGTCCGCGACCCGGCGCCTGACCGCCAAGCGGAAGTCCGCCGCGGTCAAGGTCCGGGTCAACCACCTGGCCTCAGCCAACGTCCGGGTGAAGCCGGCGGCGAGCCTGCGCGGCAAGCGGTGGGCGCTGAAGGTGCGCGTCGACGGCCCCGGCCGCGCCGCGGCCCCGAGCGCCGTGGTGCTGGTGAAGAAGCGCGGCGGCGGGGTCGCCCGCAAGGTCGTCAGGCTGAACAAGAAGGGCACCGGCACCGCCCGGGTGGCCTTCGGCCGCGGGCAGGTCAAGGGCGTCACCGTGGCCCTGGTGAACGCCTCGACCCGCTACCGCTGCGGAGCCCTGGACGCCGCCACCGCATCCCGCCTCTACAGCTGCCTGGGCGCGCCCCGCGACGACCGGGCGAAGTTCCGCCTCGGCGTCACCGCCGTACGCCGCTGA
- a CDS encoding right-handed parallel beta-helix repeat-containing protein, translated as MSTLRRCGIVVSLLAVPLAACTGDGPASPRATPEPTGASRVEPRAGLVDDEGTPVEVPVPARPTGTSHDVTDLGADPEPGTGDDAPAIREALAAARAGDEVVLPAGVYDLRSADPDDGDANLLLADDVWLRGAGPGATVLRTSFDGEDDSAVVRGEGVENAAVSGLTITSAYDGELGTDPDEEGPGGGPMYGVQIGEDDGEGSRRVLVEDVSVERFQRHGITVKASRQVTVTGCRVADATSVGPGGSGYGIAVEGRADQRDPDAGNDSRHNVVVGNRLDGTHLRHGVLLQFPTHHNLVADNVIDGGVLDAIDLHGEGEYLNEIRDNTVTGVDAAAVALGNSGGEENPHDASGEGNWVHGNRLVGNERGVLVILGTPDTLVEGNEIVGRDDSVAGIELRNAPGTVVRDNTVTGDDGDFWAILVAEDDGADGRGAGAATDVLIADNRLTGAGNGIDVQAGSDIEVAGNEVDVDGTPWQVGEGAEVDGAPP; from the coding sequence GTGTCGACCCTTCGGCGGTGCGGGATCGTCGTCTCGCTGCTTGCGGTCCCATTGGCCGCCTGCACCGGGGACGGTCCCGCATCGCCGCGTGCCACGCCCGAGCCGACCGGCGCCTCCCGGGTCGAGCCCAGGGCCGGCCTGGTCGACGACGAGGGGACTCCCGTCGAGGTGCCCGTGCCGGCCCGGCCCACCGGGACGTCCCACGACGTCACGGACCTGGGGGCCGACCCGGAGCCCGGGACAGGGGACGACGCTCCCGCCATCCGGGAGGCACTGGCCGCCGCGCGGGCGGGCGACGAGGTGGTCCTCCCTGCCGGGGTCTACGACCTGAGGTCCGCCGACCCCGACGACGGGGACGCGAACCTGCTGCTCGCCGACGACGTGTGGCTGCGGGGTGCCGGGCCCGGGGCGACGGTGCTCCGTACGTCGTTCGACGGGGAGGACGACAGCGCCGTCGTGCGCGGTGAGGGCGTCGAGAACGCCGCCGTCAGCGGCCTCACGATCACCTCGGCGTACGACGGGGAGCTCGGCACCGACCCCGACGAGGAGGGGCCCGGGGGAGGCCCGATGTACGGCGTGCAGATCGGCGAGGACGACGGCGAGGGCAGCCGGCGGGTGCTCGTCGAGGACGTCTCCGTCGAGCGGTTCCAGCGTCACGGCATCACGGTCAAGGCCAGTCGTCAGGTGACCGTGACCGGCTGCCGGGTCGCCGACGCGACCAGCGTCGGTCCCGGAGGGTCCGGCTACGGCATCGCGGTCGAGGGCAGGGCGGACCAGCGCGACCCCGACGCGGGCAACGACTCGCGGCACAACGTGGTCGTGGGCAACCGGCTGGACGGCACCCACCTGCGCCACGGCGTCCTGCTGCAATTCCCCACCCACCACAACCTGGTCGCCGACAACGTCATCGACGGAGGCGTCCTGGACGCCATCGACCTGCACGGCGAGGGCGAGTACCTCAACGAGATCCGCGACAACACGGTCACCGGTGTCGATGCCGCCGCGGTCGCGCTGGGCAACTCCGGCGGCGAGGAGAACCCGCACGACGCCAGCGGCGAGGGGAACTGGGTCCACGGCAACCGCCTGGTCGGCAACGAGCGGGGTGTGCTGGTCATCCTCGGCACCCCCGACACCCTCGTCGAGGGCAACGAGATCGTCGGGCGCGACGACTCCGTGGCGGGCATCGAGCTGCGCAACGCACCGGGGACGGTGGTCCGCGACAACACGGTCACCGGCGACGACGGGGACTTCTGGGCGATCCTGGTGGCCGAGGACGACGGCGCGGACGGCCGGGGCGCCGGCGCCGCCACCGACGTGCTCATCGCCGACAACCGGCTCACCGGCGCCGGGAACGGGATCGACGTCCAGGCCGGGAGCGACATCGAGGTCGCCGGCAACGAGGTCGACGTCGACGGCACGCCGTGGCAGGTCGGCGAGGGGGCCGAGGTCGACGGTGCTCCACCGTGA
- a CDS encoding glycoside hydrolase family 3 C-terminal domain-containing protein: MNTSLPAERRADLLIDAMTLDQKLEQIFNRPVYNEDLDDGDPDNGVGCDFTLIGRHIEGIPELAIPDFRMANGGTGIRGGDCLPEPTATALPAQISSAATFNREMNLNWGRVLDVELRAWAHQVLWGPVLNLIRTPYGGRNNEFFSEDPYLTGALGSQIIRGIQERRVSQATAKHFVANDSEFQFERWTAAIRVPSRAMHELYLLPFEMAVKDADVASVMCAYGYVNFSYNCDSKPLLRETLRQKWGFDGYVFSDRRAQQSTVPSILAGTDVEVDEAPEWYQPDLVKAAIRNGEVTEADIDDMLRERYIKMFEYGDFDDPHTEFTWDQLEDEIVPGGTHAQVAKDAAEESLVLLRNERRILPLNAEAIDSVALIGARWFAGEATLPPRSGDRNNNVSVNAPYEVTPRQGLQNVLGSLGSDATVTYNNGNDIDSAVALAERSDVTILMLGDVARETWDKNSNWQDENPSGGTSGAGNEVPDLDLPTVTGTNQQQLAPAVLDAVPNTVTVLKTQGQVNMPWIDKVDTLVEAWYPGQEDGNVVAEALFGVNNFSGKLPVTFGKTDREAAYQTQEQYPGYKEDTGVPGGIGRDPIPGEPQRVVRYTEGLKMGYRWYQATGTQPLFPFGYGQSYTTFGYSNLDVAEVRRNRRQTGLRVSYTVTNTGNVAGKEASQVYLRLPREAREDFNRLVGFEKVNLAPGESRRVSVVLDADAANHPLSYFHPDDPDDLRKWADGEWRTPKGSFTVSVGGSSESTPLRQTVPVEIGKITKANSRIQKPTVRPKPLTPNRRARITFRVVSGGEPATGRVLVKRRGAVIGRDTLNNRGIARVRISRLKAGTHRLRLVYTGSEESKRATRTLVVRVRRR, from the coding sequence ATGAACACCAGCCTTCCAGCGGAGCGACGAGCCGATCTGCTGATCGACGCGATGACCCTGGACCAGAAGCTCGAGCAGATCTTCAACCGCCCCGTCTACAACGAGGACCTCGACGACGGGGACCCGGACAACGGCGTGGGCTGCGACTTCACACTGATCGGCCGCCACATCGAGGGCATCCCCGAGCTGGCGATCCCCGACTTCCGGATGGCCAACGGCGGCACCGGCATCCGGGGCGGCGACTGCCTCCCCGAGCCGACCGCTACCGCGCTGCCGGCCCAGATCTCCTCGGCGGCGACGTTCAACCGCGAGATGAACCTGAACTGGGGGCGGGTGCTCGACGTGGAGCTGCGGGCCTGGGCGCACCAGGTGCTGTGGGGGCCGGTGCTGAACCTGATCCGCACGCCGTACGGCGGGCGCAACAACGAGTTCTTCAGCGAGGACCCGTACCTGACCGGCGCGCTCGGGTCGCAGATCATCCGCGGCATCCAGGAGCGCAGGGTGAGCCAGGCGACTGCCAAGCACTTCGTCGCCAACGACTCGGAGTTCCAGTTCGAGCGGTGGACCGCGGCCATCCGGGTCCCCTCGCGGGCGATGCACGAGCTCTACCTGCTGCCCTTCGAGATGGCCGTCAAGGACGCCGACGTCGCCTCGGTGATGTGCGCCTACGGCTACGTGAACTTCAGCTACAACTGCGACAGCAAGCCCCTGCTGCGCGAGACCCTGCGCCAGAAGTGGGGCTTCGACGGATACGTCTTCTCCGACCGGCGCGCCCAGCAGAGCACGGTGCCCTCGATCCTCGCCGGCACCGACGTCGAGGTCGACGAGGCGCCGGAGTGGTACCAGCCCGACCTGGTGAAGGCCGCGATCAGGAACGGTGAGGTCACCGAGGCCGACATCGACGACATGCTGCGCGAGCGCTACATCAAGATGTTCGAGTACGGCGACTTCGACGACCCGCACACGGAGTTCACCTGGGACCAGCTCGAGGACGAGATCGTCCCGGGCGGCACCCACGCCCAGGTCGCCAAGGACGCTGCCGAGGAGAGCCTGGTGCTGCTGCGCAACGAGCGCCGGATCCTTCCGCTCAACGCCGAGGCGATCGACTCGGTGGCGCTGATCGGCGCCAGGTGGTTCGCCGGCGAGGCCACGCTGCCGCCGCGCAGCGGCGACCGCAACAACAACGTCTCGGTCAACGCGCCGTACGAGGTCACTCCCAGGCAGGGCCTGCAGAACGTCCTCGGCTCGCTCGGCTCCGATGCCACGGTCACCTACAACAACGGCAACGACATCGACAGCGCCGTCGCGCTGGCCGAGAGGTCCGACGTGACCATCCTGATGCTCGGTGACGTCGCCCGCGAGACGTGGGACAAGAACAGCAACTGGCAGGACGAGAACCCCAGCGGTGGGACCTCCGGAGCCGGCAACGAGGTGCCGGACCTGGACCTGCCGACGGTGACGGGGACCAACCAGCAGCAGCTGGCCCCGGCCGTGCTCGACGCCGTCCCGAACACCGTCACGGTGCTGAAGACGCAGGGTCAGGTGAACATGCCGTGGATCGACAAGGTCGACACCCTGGTGGAGGCCTGGTATCCGGGCCAGGAGGACGGCAACGTCGTGGCGGAGGCCCTGTTCGGGGTCAACAACTTCTCGGGCAAGCTGCCGGTGACCTTCGGGAAGACCGACCGGGAGGCGGCCTACCAGACCCAGGAGCAGTACCCGGGCTACAAGGAGGACACGGGGGTGCCCGGTGGCATCGGCCGTGACCCGATCCCCGGCGAGCCGCAGCGGGTCGTCCGCTACACCGAGGGCCTGAAGATGGGCTATCGGTGGTACCAGGCGACCGGCACCCAACCGCTGTTCCCGTTCGGCTACGGCCAGTCCTACACGACCTTCGGCTACAGCAACCTCGACGTGGCGGAGGTTCGTCGGAACAGGCGGCAGACCGGTCTGCGGGTCAGCTACACGGTGACCAACACCGGCAACGTCGCCGGCAAGGAGGCCTCGCAGGTCTACCTGAGGCTCCCGCGGGAGGCCCGCGAGGACTTCAACCGCCTGGTCGGCTTCGAGAAGGTCAACCTCGCCCCCGGCGAGAGCAGGCGCGTCTCGGTCGTCCTCGATGCCGACGCCGCCAACCACCCGCTCTCCTACTTCCACCCCGACGACCCCGACGACCTGAGGAAGTGGGCGGACGGGGAGTGGCGGACGCCGAAGGGCTCCTTCACCGTGTCCGTCGGCGGATCCTCGGAGAGCACCCCGCTGAGGCAGACGGTGCCGGTGGAGATCGGCAAGATCACCAAGGCGAACTCGCGGATCCAGAAGCCGACCGTGCGCCCGAAGCCCCTGACGCCGAACCGCCGGGCCCGCATCACCTTCCGGGTCGTCTCCGGCGGGGAGCCCGCCACGGGCAGGGTCCTGGTCAAGAGGCGCGGCGCGGTGATCGGCCGCGACACCCTCAACAACCGGGGCATCGCGCGGGTGCGGATCTCCAGGCTCAAGGCCGGCACCCACCGGCTGCGGCTCGTCTACACCGGCTCGGAGGAGTCCAAGCGTGCCACCAGGACGCTGGTGGTCCGGGTGCGGAGGAGGTAG
- a CDS encoding ABC-F family ATP-binding cassette domain-containing protein, with amino-acid sequence MSGTLVAKDLAGGHGHRVLFEHLDLTVAPGDVVGVVGANGAGKSTLLRLLAGADTPMAGTVSTAPSDAFVGWLPQEHERVPGETVAGYLARRTGAAAATAAMEATAAALESDDPGAGDAYAVALDHWLASGAPDLDDRIPATLGELGLDVGPDALMTTLSGGQAARVALAALLLSRFDVVLLDEPTNDLDLAGLERLESFVRGLRAGVVLVSHDREFLARCVTRIVELDLAQHQVSVYDGGYDAFLEERAVARRHAREAYEEFADKKSDLVSRARTQREWSSQGVRNAMKKTPDNDKIRRKAQAESSEKQAQKVRQMESRIARLEEVEEPRKEWTLQFDIAAAPRSSSVVATLDAATARRGDFVLGPVSAQVNAGDRIGITGPNGAGKTTLLRLLLGRDTPDSGRASLGASIAIGEIDQARTGLAEDLPLGDAFEAAVPAMTAAEVRTLLAKFGLKADQVGSLVARLSPGERTRAAMALLQARGVNLLVLDEPTNHLDLPAIEQLEQALEKYDGALLLVSHDRRLLENVRLDQRWEVSGGQVSVR; translated from the coding sequence GTGAGTGGCACCCTCGTCGCGAAGGACCTGGCCGGCGGCCACGGGCACCGCGTCCTCTTCGAACACCTGGACCTGACGGTCGCGCCCGGCGACGTGGTCGGGGTGGTCGGCGCCAACGGCGCCGGCAAGTCCACGCTGCTGCGGCTGCTGGCCGGCGCGGACACCCCGATGGCGGGCACTGTCAGCACGGCGCCGTCGGATGCGTTCGTGGGCTGGCTGCCCCAGGAGCACGAGCGGGTCCCCGGCGAGACCGTCGCCGGCTACCTGGCCCGTCGTACCGGTGCGGCGGCGGCGACCGCCGCCATGGAGGCGACCGCGGCGGCACTGGAGTCCGACGACCCCGGGGCCGGGGACGCGTACGCCGTGGCCCTGGACCACTGGCTGGCCAGCGGCGCGCCCGACCTGGACGACCGGATCCCGGCGACCCTCGGCGAGCTCGGCCTCGACGTCGGCCCGGACGCGCTGATGACGACGCTGTCCGGTGGCCAGGCGGCCCGGGTGGCGCTGGCGGCGCTGCTGCTCAGCCGCTTCGACGTGGTGCTGCTCGACGAGCCGACCAACGACCTGGACCTCGCCGGGCTGGAGCGGCTGGAGTCGTTCGTCCGCGGCCTGCGCGCGGGCGTCGTACTCGTCTCGCACGACCGCGAGTTCCTGGCGCGGTGCGTGACCCGGATCGTGGAGCTGGACCTGGCCCAGCACCAGGTGTCGGTCTACGACGGCGGGTACGACGCGTTCCTGGAGGAGCGCGCGGTCGCGCGCCGGCACGCCCGCGAGGCCTACGAGGAGTTCGCGGACAAGAAGTCGGACCTGGTCTCCCGGGCCCGCACCCAGCGGGAGTGGAGCTCCCAGGGGGTCCGCAACGCGATGAAGAAGACGCCGGACAACGACAAGATCCGCCGCAAGGCGCAGGCCGAGTCCTCGGAGAAGCAGGCCCAGAAGGTGCGCCAGATGGAGTCCCGGATCGCGCGCCTGGAGGAGGTCGAGGAGCCGCGCAAGGAGTGGACGCTGCAGTTCGACATCGCCGCCGCCCCGCGCTCCTCCAGCGTCGTGGCCACCCTGGACGCCGCCACCGCTCGCCGCGGCGACTTCGTGCTGGGCCCGGTCTCCGCGCAGGTCAACGCCGGCGACCGGATCGGCATCACCGGACCCAACGGCGCCGGCAAGACCACGCTGCTGCGGCTCCTGCTGGGCCGGGATACGCCGGACTCCGGCCGCGCCTCGCTCGGCGCCAGCATCGCGATCGGCGAGATCGACCAGGCCCGCACCGGACTGGCCGAGGACCTCCCCCTCGGCGACGCGTTCGAGGCCGCCGTACCGGCGATGACCGCGGCCGAGGTCCGCACCCTGCTGGCGAAGTTCGGCCTCAAGGCCGACCAGGTCGGCAGCCTCGTCGCCCGCCTCTCCCCCGGCGAGCGCACCCGCGCCGCGATGGCGTTGCTCCAGGCCCGCGGCGTGAACCTGCTGGTCCTCGACGAGCCCACCAACCACCTGGACCTGCCCGCGATCGAGCAGCTCGAGCAGGCCCTGGAGAAGTACGACGGCGCCCTGCTCCTCGTCTCCCACGACCGGCGGCTGCTGGAGAACGTGCGCCTCGACCAGCGGTGGGAGGTCAGCGGCGGGCAGGTATCCGTCCGCTGA
- a CDS encoding tRNA (cytidine(34)-2'-O)-methyltransferase: MFHVMFLEPRIPPNTGNAIRMVAGTGATLHLIEPLGFDLAEPKLKRAGLDYHDLASVVVHPDLETALTSADLASSRVFAFTAHASRWYTDIAFEPGDVLLFGPEPTGLPDEVLGQPRVTERLRIPMVAGRRSLNLSNSAAVVTYEAWRQQGFPGAR, encoded by the coding sequence GTGTTCCACGTGATGTTCCTCGAGCCCAGGATCCCGCCCAACACCGGGAACGCGATCCGGATGGTGGCCGGGACGGGGGCCACGCTGCACCTGATCGAGCCGCTCGGCTTCGACCTGGCCGAGCCGAAGCTGAAGCGCGCCGGGCTCGACTACCACGACCTCGCGTCGGTGGTGGTGCACCCGGACCTGGAGACGGCGCTGACCAGCGCGGACCTGGCCTCCTCGCGGGTGTTCGCCTTCACCGCCCACGCGAGCCGCTGGTACACCGACATCGCGTTCGAGCCGGGCGACGTGCTGCTCTTCGGGCCGGAGCCGACTGGGCTGCCGGACGAGGTGTTGGGCCAGCCCCGGGTGACCGAGCGGCTCCGGATCCCGATGGTGGCCGGCCGCCGGTCGCTGAACCTGTCGAACTCCGCGGCCGTGGTGACCTACGAGGCATGGCGCCAGCAGGGCTTCCCGGGCGCGCGGTAG
- a CDS encoding SRPBCC family protein translates to MPQVTAQAWVAADPATAFAVSQTTGEVRLEWDPFIRHQHLIDADRPGTGVRTLTKARVGPTMISRYVSYRPPTSVGMTMEKGPWFFAAFGGGWRFTPEDRDGVAGTRAVWKYTWSARPSWLGPLADPIGRWLLGREIRARIAAFARACEDPEVLGAL, encoded by the coding sequence ATGCCCCAGGTCACAGCACAGGCGTGGGTGGCGGCCGACCCTGCCACGGCGTTCGCGGTCTCCCAGACGACCGGCGAGGTCCGGCTGGAGTGGGACCCGTTCATCCGGCACCAGCACCTGATCGACGCCGACCGGCCGGGCACGGGGGTCCGCACCCTGACCAAGGCGCGGGTCGGGCCGACGATGATCAGCCGGTACGTCTCCTACCGCCCGCCGACCTCGGTCGGCATGACGATGGAGAAGGGTCCGTGGTTCTTCGCGGCCTTCGGCGGCGGCTGGCGCTTCACGCCTGAGGACCGAGACGGGGTGGCCGGGACCCGCGCGGTGTGGAAGTACACCTGGTCGGCCCGGCCGTCCTGGCTGGGTCCACTCGCCGATCCGATCGGCCGATGGCTGCTGGGCCGGGAGATCCGGGCCCGGATCGCGGCGTTCGCCCGGGCCTGCGAGGACCCCGAGGTGCTCGGCGCCCTGTAG
- a CDS encoding superoxide dismutase family protein, whose translation MGRTSTLRLAIAGIAALVLVAGAFAANASSGGRGGDHRHGSHQVMKVTLRGVDGGKVGTVTLRQTRGQVEVRGVVRGLAPGFHGFHVHAIGVCDADAPDGPFTTAGGHYTGGLPNHGDHAGDLPSLLVTEDGHAFSSFVTDRFRLADLRDTDGSAVMVHAGRDNFANIPDRYTAGGVPGPDAATLATGDAGARAACGVIRPARN comes from the coding sequence ATGGGACGAACAAGCACACTCAGGCTCGCGATCGCGGGAATCGCGGCGCTGGTCCTGGTCGCTGGCGCGTTCGCCGCGAACGCCAGCAGCGGCGGCCGGGGCGGGGACCATCGGCACGGCAGCCACCAGGTCATGAAGGTGACGCTCCGCGGCGTCGACGGCGGCAAGGTCGGCACGGTCACGTTGCGGCAGACCCGCGGCCAGGTCGAGGTCCGCGGGGTCGTGCGCGGCCTGGCGCCCGGGTTCCACGGGTTCCACGTCCACGCGATCGGGGTGTGCGACGCCGACGCGCCGGACGGGCCGTTCACCACCGCCGGCGGGCACTACACCGGGGGGCTCCCGAACCACGGCGACCACGCCGGTGACCTGCCGTCGCTGCTGGTGACCGAGGACGGCCACGCGTTCTCGAGCTTCGTCACCGACCGGTTCAGGCTGGCCGATCTGCGTGACACCGACGGGTCCGCGGTGATGGTGCACGCGGGACGCGACAACTTCGCGAACATCCCCGACCGGTACACCGCCGGCGGCGTCCCCGGACCCGACGCGGCCACCCTCGCCACCGGCGACGCGGGGGCGCGGGCGGCGTGCGGCGTCATCCGCCCAGCGCGGAACTGA
- a CDS encoding HNH endonuclease signature motif containing protein, with the protein MTAAFAPRSGDPVARAVACVHEALDGVAEAPVWSLDAAEAGVALLELTSEIARLQELRLRVAAHAHTVEVGAAVGATSTANWWAHEARLTRPESHRLMRLARALDTPRHDPVREALAAGRVHVDQAQVVVDAVDDLPAEYVDEDTRLRAEEFLLGQARHHDAIALRRLGKRLIEVIAPEHADAVEAARLEREEAAARAAARLTMADDGHGKTHGRFTIPTHHAAMLRTALLAIAAPKHQHAVHGAGAAERRPGPERMGQAFCEYLERYPADRLPEAGGVAATIVVTMELESLVGGLRAAHLGTGETISASEARRLACQAGIVPAVLDGAGQPLDVGRTRRLFTKAQRIAMALRDGGCTAEGCDWPPGLCHGHHVIPWHLGGDTSLANGRLLCPRHHARAHDPAYETRTLPGGKIAFHRRC; encoded by the coding sequence ATGACGGCAGCGTTCGCACCTCGATCCGGGGACCCGGTGGCCCGGGCGGTGGCGTGCGTGCACGAGGCGCTGGACGGGGTGGCCGAGGCTCCGGTGTGGTCGCTGGACGCGGCCGAGGCGGGTGTCGCGCTGCTGGAGCTGACGTCCGAGATCGCCCGGTTGCAGGAGCTGCGGCTCCGGGTCGCGGCCCACGCCCACACGGTCGAGGTGGGTGCGGCGGTCGGGGCGACGAGTACGGCGAACTGGTGGGCTCATGAGGCGCGGCTGACCCGCCCGGAGAGCCACCGGTTGATGCGGCTGGCCCGAGCGTTGGACACGCCGCGGCACGACCCCGTCCGGGAGGCGCTGGCCGCCGGCCGGGTTCACGTGGACCAGGCGCAGGTGGTCGTGGACGCGGTCGACGACCTTCCTGCGGAGTACGTCGACGAGGACACCCGGCTGCGGGCCGAGGAGTTCCTCCTGGGCCAGGCCCGTCACCACGACGCCATCGCGTTGCGCCGGCTGGGCAAGCGGCTGATCGAGGTCATCGCCCCTGAGCACGCCGACGCGGTCGAGGCCGCGCGGCTGGAGCGGGAGGAGGCCGCGGCCCGTGCCGCGGCCCGGTTGACGATGGCGGATGACGGGCACGGCAAGACTCACGGCCGGTTCACGATCCCGACCCACCATGCAGCGATGCTGCGCACTGCTTTGTTGGCGATCGCCGCGCCGAAGCACCAGCACGCCGTTCACGGTGCCGGAGCCGCCGAGCGGCGGCCGGGGCCGGAGCGGATGGGTCAGGCGTTCTGCGAGTACCTCGAGCGCTATCCCGCAGACCGGCTCCCCGAGGCAGGTGGGGTGGCGGCGACGATCGTGGTCACGATGGAGCTGGAGTCCCTGGTCGGCGGACTCCGGGCCGCGCACCTGGGCACCGGCGAGACCATCTCCGCCAGCGAGGCCCGCAGGCTCGCGTGTCAGGCCGGGATCGTCCCGGCCGTCCTCGACGGCGCCGGTCAGCCCCTCGACGTGGGCCGGACCCGGCGGCTGTTCACCAAGGCCCAGCGGATCGCGATGGCCCTACGAGACGGGGGCTGCACGGCCGAAGGATGCGACTGGCCCCCGGGCCTGTGTCACGGCCACCACGTCATCCCCTGGCACCTCGGCGGCGACACCAGCCTGGCCAACGGCCGGCTGCTCTGCCCCCGCCACCACGCCCGCGCCCACGACCCGGCGTACGAGACCCGGACCCTGCCCGGCGGGAAGATCGCCTTCCACCGACGCTGCTAA